One region of Mycolicibacterium lutetiense genomic DNA includes:
- the narI gene encoding respiratory nitrate reductase subunit gamma has protein sequence MSNVLWMTLPYIGFTSFALGHIWRYKNDQFGWTTRSSQIYESKLLRLGSPLFHFGILGVLAGHVVGLLIPQSWTSAVGVSEHVYHLMSVSMGSVAGVAVVAGVAILLYRRVTVPEVRTATTLNDKLMYLLLVGALATGMLNTLTNVFSTYNYRETVSPWFRSLFTLHPAPQLMAETPWTFQAHVLIVLALLGLWPYTRLVHMFSAPIGYLVRPFVIYRSRDPQRAGKNRYAKAWVTPQAPPPRSRWI, from the coding sequence ATGAGCAACGTGCTCTGGATGACCCTGCCGTACATCGGATTCACCTCATTCGCTCTCGGACATATCTGGCGCTACAAGAACGACCAGTTCGGATGGACGACACGGTCTTCGCAGATATACGAGAGCAAGTTGCTGCGGCTCGGCAGCCCGCTGTTCCATTTCGGCATCCTCGGCGTGCTCGCCGGGCACGTCGTCGGCCTGCTGATCCCACAATCGTGGACTTCGGCGGTGGGTGTCTCCGAACACGTCTACCACCTGATGTCGGTGAGTATGGGGTCGGTGGCCGGGGTGGCCGTCGTCGCTGGGGTGGCCATCCTGCTCTACCGCCGGGTCACCGTCCCGGAGGTACGCACCGCGACCACGCTCAACGACAAGCTCATGTACCTGCTGCTGGTCGGGGCGTTGGCGACCGGGATGCTGAACACCCTGACCAACGTGTTCTCGACCTACAACTACCGCGAAACGGTGTCGCCGTGGTTCCGCAGCTTGTTCACACTGCATCCGGCGCCGCAGTTGATGGCGGAAACCCCGTGGACGTTCCAGGCACATGTGCTGATAGTGCTTGCCCTGCTCGGCTTATGGCCCTACACGCGGTTGGTGCACATGTTCAGTGCACCGATCGGTTATCTGGTCCGCCCGTTCGTCATCTACCGCAGCCGGGATCCGCAGCGTGCCGGAAAGAACCGCTACGCCAAGGCTTGGGTGACGCCACAGGCACCACCTCCACGCAGCCGGTGGATTTGA
- the narJ gene encoding nitrate reductase molybdenum cofactor assembly chaperone: MKLLTLGRRTGTGSALSERQQRLVWRITALLLDYPTAETADLVDQLASATAELPESARVPLMQFLHQFNATDSMRRASNYVETFDMQRRSSLHLTYYAYGDTRKRGMALLRFKHAYRQAGLEVGDLENSELPDYLPMVLEFAATVDQVQGERLLAEHVPVLELLRLSLQDNESYYTGLMAAVLTTLPPVNSADRRRIAQLAAEGPPDEDVGLDPYAMDPMTMDPSGSGGRR, translated from the coding sequence ATGAAGCTACTCACCCTTGGCCGCAGAACAGGTACCGGTTCCGCCCTGTCAGAGCGCCAGCAGCGACTGGTGTGGCGCATCACCGCGCTGTTGCTCGACTACCCGACGGCCGAGACGGCCGATCTTGTCGACCAGCTTGCCTCTGCCACAGCGGAACTGCCCGAGTCGGCTCGGGTGCCGCTGATGCAGTTCCTGCATCAGTTCAACGCAACAGATTCGATGCGGCGGGCGTCGAACTATGTCGAGACGTTCGATATGCAACGACGCAGCAGCCTGCATCTGACCTACTACGCCTACGGCGACACCCGCAAACGCGGCATGGCCCTGCTGCGGTTCAAGCACGCCTATCGCCAGGCGGGTCTGGAAGTCGGTGACCTGGAGAATTCCGAGCTGCCCGACTACCTGCCCATGGTGCTCGAGTTCGCCGCGACGGTCGATCAAGTCCAAGGTGAGCGCCTGCTGGCCGAACACGTCCCGGTGCTCGAACTCTTGCGGCTCTCCCTGCAGGACAACGAGTCCTACTACACCGGCCTGATGGCTGCCGTCCTCACCACCCTGCCGCCGGTGAACAGCGCCGACCGCCGCCGTATCGCGCAGCTCGCCGCCGAGGGCCCGCCCGATGAGGATGTCGGCCTCGACCCGTATGCGATGGACCCGATGACGATGGACCCGAGTGGATCCGGAGGAAGACGATGA
- the narH gene encoding nitrate reductase subunit beta, whose translation MRVMAQLAMVMNLDKCIGCHTCSVTCKQAWTNRSGVEYVWFNNVETRPGQGYPRQYQDQEKWKGGWTLNKRGKLTLKSGSRFKRLLNIFANPDLPTVSDYYDPWTYDYENLLSAPAMDTTPVARPKSLITGRDTKVTWGANWDDDLGGGPEQVGRDPLLAKVNKDAEIAEHSAKVKLEFEQTFMFYLPRICEHCLNPACAAACPSGAIYKRSEDGIVLVDQDKCRGWRQCVTGCPYKKIYFNHKTGKAEKCTFCYPRVEVGIPTVCSETCVGRLRYIGVMLYDADAVLEAASVTDDKDLYPSQLGVFLNPHDPRVVAEAERAGISPEWIEAAQNSPVYRLIVDYQVALPLHPEYRTMPMVWYVPPLSPVVDILKETGHDGENKNNLFGAIDTLRIPVEYLAELFTAGEVGPVRASLQRLAAMRAYMRAANLGEEFDETIPDSVRLSGNEIESMYRLLAIAKYQDRYVIPTGAGSDAHRLDAIATGCSLDGDGGPGMTAFDTMVDKFHLTNTNDAVPQGDPTRVNLLNWDGRSTDGLLPTT comes from the coding sequence ATGAGGGTGATGGCTCAGTTGGCCATGGTGATGAACCTCGACAAGTGCATCGGCTGCCACACCTGCAGTGTCACGTGCAAGCAGGCGTGGACCAACCGCAGTGGTGTCGAGTACGTGTGGTTCAACAATGTGGAAACCCGCCCCGGACAAGGTTATCCGCGGCAGTACCAAGACCAGGAGAAATGGAAGGGTGGCTGGACGCTGAACAAGCGCGGCAAGCTCACCCTCAAGTCCGGGTCCCGGTTCAAGCGGCTGCTGAACATCTTCGCCAACCCCGACCTGCCCACGGTGTCGGACTACTACGACCCGTGGACCTACGACTACGAGAACCTGCTGTCCGCGCCCGCGATGGATACGACGCCGGTGGCGCGGCCCAAATCTCTGATCACCGGGCGCGACACCAAGGTGACCTGGGGTGCAAACTGGGACGACGATCTGGGTGGCGGGCCGGAGCAGGTGGGCCGGGATCCGTTGCTGGCCAAGGTCAACAAGGACGCCGAAATTGCGGAGCACTCGGCGAAGGTCAAGCTCGAGTTCGAGCAGACGTTCATGTTCTACCTGCCGCGGATCTGCGAGCACTGCCTCAATCCAGCGTGCGCCGCCGCGTGCCCGTCCGGCGCGATCTACAAGCGCTCCGAAGACGGCATCGTGCTGGTGGACCAGGACAAGTGCCGTGGCTGGCGGCAGTGCGTCACCGGGTGTCCGTACAAGAAGATCTACTTCAATCACAAGACCGGCAAGGCCGAGAAGTGCACGTTCTGCTATCCCCGCGTCGAGGTCGGCATCCCCACCGTGTGCTCGGAAACCTGCGTCGGCAGACTCCGCTACATCGGCGTGATGCTGTACGACGCGGATGCGGTGCTGGAGGCCGCGTCCGTCACCGATGACAAGGACCTCTACCCGTCACAGCTCGGCGTCTTCCTCAACCCGCACGACCCGCGGGTGGTGGCCGAAGCCGAACGGGCCGGCATCTCACCCGAATGGATTGAGGCGGCACAGAATTCACCGGTGTACCGGTTGATCGTCGACTATCAGGTGGCTTTGCCTCTGCATCCGGAGTACCGGACGATGCCGATGGTCTGGTACGTGCCGCCGCTGTCACCGGTGGTGGACATCCTGAAGGAGACGGGCCACGACGGAGAGAACAAGAACAACCTGTTCGGCGCCATCGACACGCTGCGGATACCGGTCGAATACCTGGCCGAGTTGTTCACCGCCGGTGAGGTGGGTCCGGTGCGGGCCTCGCTGCAGCGGCTGGCGGCCATGCGCGCCTACATGCGGGCAGCGAATCTCGGCGAGGAGTTCGATGAGACCATCCCGGACTCGGTGCGTTTGAGCGGTAACGAGATCGAGTCGATGTACCGGCTGCTGGCGATCGCGAAATATCAGGACCGGTATGTCATCCCGACCGGCGCCGGCTCTGACGCGCACCGACTCGACGCGATCGCCACCGGCTGCAGCCTCGACGGCGACGGGGGGCCGGGCATGACCGCGTTCGACACGATGGTGGACAAGTTCCATCTGACGAACACCAACGATGCTGTTCCGCAGGGTGATCCGACCCGGGTCAACTTGCTCAACTGGGACGGCCGGAGCACAGACGGGTTGTTGCCGACCACATGA
- a CDS encoding nitrate reductase subunit alpha encodes MVDSHAGGTTPADALLRLGKYFHRGEISADQRTLHKIGGRSADDFYRDRWAHDKVVRSTHGVNCTGSCSWKIYVKDGVITWESQQTDYPSVGADKPEYEPRGCPRGASFSWYTYSPARVRYPYVRGVLLEYYREAKERLKDPVLAWADIVEDPEKSTRYKAARGKGGFVRAEWWEAAEIAAAAHVHTVKKYGPDRVAGFSPIPAMSMVSHAVGARFISLLGGSMLSFYDWYADLPVASPQVFGDQTDVPESADWFDAGYLIMWGSNVPVTRTPDAHYMTEARYRGQKVVVVSPDYADNTKFADEWLPARPGTDAALAMSMGHVILKEFFVDQQTPYFTDYVKKYTDLPFLVTLTERDGRMLPGKFLTAADLGGEYADVEAASSKTVLLDQTGRPVVPNGSLGHRFTASGEGHWNLDLEGVHPMLTLLGNHDDTATVALPRFDSDKPGILERGVPTRIVAGQRVTTVFDLMLAQYGVARAGLPGQWPSGYNDASEPYTPAWQEEITGVPAVAAERIAREFADNAERSKGRSMILMGAGTNHWFHSDQIYRSFLSLVMLTGCQGVNGGGWAHYVGQEKCRPVTGWATLAYGLDWQRPPRQMQGTIFWYLATDQWRYDPFTSEVMASPLAEGRFAGRTVADSIALASRLGWMPTYPTFNRNPLDLADEADRMGKDAAEYVVDGLKSGHLQFACEDPDAPENFPRCLTVWRSNLLGSSAKGNEYFLKHLLGTDSAVAARDEDGIRPQEVHWRDEAPVGKLDLLLSLDFRNTSTTLFSDIVLPAATWYEKHDLSSTDMHPFVHAFSPAISPPWETKTDFDAFHRIARGFSWLAEKHLGKRKDIVAMPLQHDSADATAQPGGRVLDWKAGECEPIPGKTMPRLVMVDRDYPAIAEKMAALGPMVETVGLTTKGVTTHPDEEVEYLRGINGTVVSGVAVGRPSLAKDTHAAEAILALSGTTNGRLAVEGFEALERRTGTELVDLAKENEGKRITFADTQARPVPVNTSPEWSGSETGGRRYSPFTINTERLKPWHTLTGRQHFYLDHDWMGELGEQLPTFRPPLDMTALFNEPAVGDTSGGITVRYLTPHSKWSIHSAYQDNLHMLTLSRGGQCIWMSDVDAAKIGVKDNDWIECTNRNGVVNARAIVSHRMPEGLVFMYHAQDKAVDVPRTEKNGKRGGIHNALTRIMIKPTHLIGGYAQQSFALNYHGPTGNQRDEVTTIRRRSQDVEY; translated from the coding sequence GTGGTCGATTCACACGCAGGCGGCACAACACCTGCCGATGCTTTGCTGCGGTTGGGCAAGTACTTCCACCGTGGTGAAATCTCGGCCGATCAACGGACCCTGCACAAGATCGGCGGCCGCTCGGCTGACGATTTCTACCGCGACCGCTGGGCGCACGACAAAGTGGTGCGATCGACCCACGGCGTCAACTGCACCGGATCCTGCTCGTGGAAGATCTACGTCAAGGACGGCGTGATCACCTGGGAGTCCCAGCAGACCGACTATCCGTCGGTCGGTGCCGACAAGCCCGAGTACGAGCCGCGGGGATGCCCACGCGGAGCGTCGTTTTCCTGGTACACGTATTCGCCTGCACGCGTGCGCTATCCGTACGTCCGTGGCGTGCTGCTGGAGTACTACCGTGAGGCCAAGGAGCGCCTGAAGGACCCCGTGCTGGCCTGGGCCGACATCGTCGAGGATCCGGAGAAGTCGACGCGGTACAAGGCCGCCCGCGGGAAGGGCGGATTCGTCCGCGCCGAATGGTGGGAGGCCGCCGAGATCGCCGCCGCCGCCCACGTCCACACCGTCAAGAAGTACGGACCGGACCGGGTGGCCGGATTCTCGCCGATCCCGGCGATGTCGATGGTGAGCCACGCCGTCGGCGCCCGGTTCATCTCGCTGCTCGGCGGGTCGATGCTGTCGTTCTACGACTGGTACGCCGACCTGCCGGTGGCCTCCCCGCAGGTGTTCGGCGACCAGACCGATGTGCCCGAATCGGCAGACTGGTTCGACGCGGGCTACCTGATCATGTGGGGCTCCAACGTCCCCGTCACCCGAACCCCCGACGCGCACTACATGACCGAGGCCCGCTACCGCGGCCAGAAGGTGGTCGTGGTGTCGCCGGACTATGCCGACAACACCAAGTTCGCCGACGAGTGGCTGCCGGCTCGCCCCGGTACCGATGCGGCACTCGCCATGTCGATGGGGCACGTCATCCTCAAAGAGTTCTTCGTCGATCAGCAGACGCCCTACTTCACCGACTACGTCAAGAAGTACACCGACCTGCCGTTCCTGGTCACGCTCACCGAACGCGACGGACGGATGCTCCCCGGGAAGTTCCTCACCGCAGCCGATCTCGGCGGTGAATATGCGGATGTCGAAGCTGCGTCCTCTAAAACGGTGCTCCTCGATCAGACCGGGCGGCCCGTGGTGCCGAACGGTTCGCTCGGGCACCGGTTCACGGCATCCGGCGAGGGGCACTGGAACCTCGACCTTGAGGGTGTCCACCCGATGCTGACCCTGCTCGGTAACCACGACGACACCGCGACCGTGGCGCTGCCCCGGTTCGACAGCGACAAGCCGGGCATTCTGGAGCGCGGAGTGCCGACCAGAATCGTTGCCGGACAACGGGTGACGACAGTCTTCGACCTGATGCTGGCGCAGTACGGAGTGGCCCGTGCCGGGCTCCCCGGACAGTGGCCGTCCGGATACAACGACGCCTCCGAGCCCTACACCCCGGCCTGGCAGGAAGAGATCACCGGCGTACCCGCGGTGGCCGCCGAGCGCATCGCACGGGAGTTCGCCGACAACGCCGAACGTTCCAAGGGCCGTTCGATGATTCTGATGGGCGCCGGAACCAACCACTGGTTCCACTCCGATCAGATCTACCGGTCGTTCCTGTCCCTGGTCATGCTCACCGGCTGCCAGGGAGTCAATGGTGGTGGCTGGGCGCACTACGTCGGCCAGGAAAAGTGCCGGCCGGTAACCGGTTGGGCCACCCTGGCATACGGGCTGGACTGGCAGCGTCCGCCGCGGCAGATGCAGGGCACCATCTTCTGGTACTTGGCCACCGACCAGTGGCGGTACGACCCGTTCACCTCAGAGGTGATGGCCTCACCGCTGGCCGAAGGCCGGTTCGCGGGTCGCACCGTGGCGGACAGCATTGCGCTGGCCAGCCGGCTGGGCTGGATGCCGACCTATCCAACCTTCAACCGAAACCCGCTGGATCTCGCCGACGAGGCCGACCGGATGGGCAAGGACGCCGCGGAATACGTTGTGGACGGGCTCAAGTCGGGTCACCTGCAGTTCGCCTGCGAAGATCCCGACGCCCCGGAGAACTTTCCGCGCTGTCTTACGGTGTGGCGGTCGAATCTGCTCGGCTCCTCGGCCAAGGGCAACGAGTACTTCCTCAAACACCTGCTCGGCACCGACTCTGCCGTCGCCGCGCGCGACGAGGACGGTATCCGCCCGCAGGAGGTGCACTGGCGTGACGAGGCCCCGGTCGGCAAGCTGGATCTGTTGCTGTCCCTGGATTTCCGCAACACCAGCACAACCCTGTTCTCCGACATCGTGCTGCCCGCGGCCACCTGGTACGAGAAGCACGACCTGTCCAGCACCGACATGCACCCGTTCGTCCACGCGTTCTCGCCGGCGATATCGCCGCCGTGGGAGACCAAGACCGATTTCGACGCCTTCCACCGCATCGCCCGCGGATTCTCCTGGCTGGCCGAAAAGCACCTCGGCAAGCGCAAGGACATCGTGGCCATGCCGCTGCAGCACGACAGCGCCGATGCCACCGCGCAGCCCGGCGGTCGCGTACTGGACTGGAAAGCCGGTGAATGCGAGCCGATTCCCGGCAAGACCATGCCCCGACTCGTCATGGTGGACCGCGACTACCCGGCGATCGCCGAGAAGATGGCCGCCCTCGGGCCGATGGTGGAAACCGTCGGACTCACCACCAAGGGCGTGACCACCCACCCCGATGAGGAGGTGGAGTACCTGCGCGGGATCAACGGCACCGTGGTCAGCGGCGTCGCCGTCGGACGCCCATCGCTGGCCAAAGACACCCACGCCGCGGAGGCCATCCTCGCGTTGTCGGGCACCACGAACGGGCGCCTGGCCGTAGAGGGCTTCGAGGCACTGGAGCGTCGCACCGGAACCGAACTGGTCGACCTGGCCAAGGAGAATGAGGGCAAGCGAATCACGTTCGCCGACACCCAGGCCCGGCCAGTGCCGGTCAACACTTCACCGGAATGGTCCGGCTCGGAGACCGGCGGCCGGCGCTACTCGCCGTTCACGATCAACACCGAACGACTCAAGCCTTGGCACACCCTGACCGGCCGCCAGCATTTCTATCTGGACCACGACTGGATGGGTGAGCTCGGCGAGCAACTGCCGACGTTCCGCCCGCCGCTGGACATGACCGCGCTGTTCAATGAGCCGGCCGTCGGAGATACCTCGGGCGGAATCACGGTGCGCTACCTGACGCCACACTCCAAATGGTCGATTCACTCTGCCTACCAAGACAACCTGCACATGCTCACGCTGTCGCGGGGCGGTCAGTGCATCTGGATGTCGGACGTGGACGCGGCCAAGATCGGGGTCAAGGACAACGACTGGATCGAGTGCACCAACCGCAACGGCGTGGTCAATGCACGGGCCATCGTCAGCCACCGGATGCCCGAAGGTCTGGTGTTCATGTACCACGCCCAGGACAAAGCCGTCGATGTGCCGCGCACCGAGAAGAACGGTAAACGCGGCGGCATCCACAACGCGCTGACCCGGATCATGATCAAACCGACCCACCTGATCGGTGGGTATGCCCAGCAGTCCTTCGCCTTGAACTACCACGGGCCCACCGGAAATCAACGCGATGAGGTCACCACGATTCGTCGCCGTTCACAAGATGTGGAGTACTGA